In Zingiber officinale cultivar Zhangliang chromosome 1A, Zo_v1.1, whole genome shotgun sequence, the DNA window agaaaagaaatcagttagcaattaaagcaaatgcccaagtaaaattcttaccgaagacggtcggaagaggagtccgtataggactcagcccgaagatgtacatcactccctcgtgaagaagtttgttgatgtcaagtcgcagaccgaccaatatatttgcagcgtggagatagtccggtcgggtcttgaatttcttcagctcgggagtggggggcaaATTGACTTGCCACTTTGTTGGGAAGGTGGCCTGATcaggcatacggatgtagaaaaaataatccttccaatgtttattggaagtaggaagtttgttgaaaaagaccaagccgggccgagcttggaacatgaaggtgcccggctcggcttgcttggggtaatagaaataaaataagacctccggtcggagggggatgttgtgaatcttaaacaaaatgacaacaccgcagaggagacggaaggtattgggtactaaactgccgagcggcacaccgaaaaaattacagacatctataatgaaaggatgtacaggaaaacgaagaccggcggtaaactggtctcgaaagacacagaaagctccgcgcagcggcctgtgaggccgagcggaaggaccagctaagcgaatttcgaaatcctctgggatttcgaagttgtctgtcaaaatatcgaagtcccgctgttcgaatcgggactgcatggtggtgtaccatgggccgagcgactgatcttcgggattggaagagctagccatgggccgatcggaaggaatcaaaaggcaaaaaggcaggagaaaaacaacagcaaacgaaaggaggtttcaaggatcgaaactgagaaagaaatgcggaggaaacaccggaaaggaggaaggaaagatataaaaccttgctgcggggaaagggatcaaggaaaaggcgccggagagcgtcggagagcagaaacaggatcgccggagctccaaagcgcaggggGCAATGGTCAAAATCGCGGAGGTaagtgagggagagaaggaaacgaagaatttatagggtgaagcccgggcggcctccaccgttggatccaggtcacgggaatcaaagcatgcatcgagccgtccatttcgaatcgcttcgatcacatcaaaacaccatgccaccgccgccgtacgccGATGGCAGTGCTCCACGTGACATTCAATCATTcagagcatttaatgaaagcatgctcaaccttaatgtcgaagattggcgcagaacacaaggagatccggtgaatgccattgttgattcgctcaaggctacctctatggttggccgagcAGAGGATACCAGCACGGAGGAGCCGGTCGGCCAgattcttagtccagtcagtcggactattcgcctccttcgactagacttgaaggggaggcaagtgatccggtagtaagaacaggggatcccgccctgtggagtcaacgccacgtgggagtcgcagtggcagttgtccatccggagagggccgggtccgaccggacggccggccgGCCGTCCGGTGGAATCTAACGTCCGGAGAGgaatgggtccgatcggctggccgaccggacgatattcggctgatggagaggcgccctgtcgaaatcagggttccgacgctcagtggaaaaggtcgcagggccgagcggactgcacgctcggccaaagccataaggtaacactgctaatagtctccacaaagcacgtgatggagaatctccccaagtaaaccaccgcatatgtccggctggatgttgagggagctgtccgcccggacgccagatctggagcaaaggggaaaaggacaagggacgtatttttctgacagcaggtatgtttcacgtgtaggccatgctccaaatcttgtaacaggggattccgctgtcccatcgaggacatgctgagactgtagcagtatgagtttgggaagctcactgacaagtccttactggggtatggaccatggacacgtgtacacctcggtaggtgtacactcacttcttcgctgccctatataaaggccctcattcttcgccggatgTATGCATTCTACgatatttggagccacttctttgttgtcgagctttgcctgacttgagcgtcggagggtcgtcgccgggaaccccttctcggcctgacttctttgcaggttcgccggagcgccgtccgaccggctgaagatctacgtcagcgacaaggagagcaccacgtgcccagcgtccgttaattcaacgattcggacaggatcacttactaacaattaattaaatttatagccTCTAAAATTCTTGTAGAATTGATGTACAATATTACAAAGCTCAACTTATTAAAAATTCacttaatattataatttattaagaacttagataataaaatttaacAAATGATCTTGTATTCTTTAGATTTAACAAATGATTCTCCAAATTTTACTAGATCTTGTATTCTTTATTCTAACAAAGTGGTAATTATTTCTTACATATTTTTTCCTCTTACATAATACTAAATGGCAGTTTAAATTATCACACTATATGTTTATCTTAACTCTTTAACAATATATCCAACATcaagtatttattttttaacagTGAATATATACGCACATTTTTAACCTCTGAAATATTTAATTACCCTtggtttttttaataaaatgttaAATTTATATTCTATGATGAtaaaacagttttttttttttttaaaaaaaaagaatattgtCAGTCAATCCTAGTAGATTATATTTTGACTAATCACACTAGACAGATATATGTCTAATTAAAAACAGTAGATAatcattgatatatatatatatatatatatatatatatatatatatatatatatatggctaTCCCTTGTTAACAaggtttaattttttgttaatcaCGAAGTCTTTATCTTtcacaaaaatctttcaaaaaaaaaaaaatctgctatCTTAACAACCCTTTAGTATCAATCTCACATATATAGAGAAAGATAAATATAGATACATAGGCAAGAAGTGCATGGTAGAGTAAACCATGCAGGTCACCAATTCTTAAAAATCGATCTTTAGTCATTACACCAAAAATATCATGCCCCCACCGTCTACCTATACCCCGTGAGCAGCAAgtctttatctttcaatatttCATGATCTCATTGTCTTTGGCATTAGTCAAACATGTAGACATAAATAATTAATGGTAACTCGCGCGCGTTAGGGGTTCCAAAAGATATTATtccattttttattttccttctaCATGTTTAATTATATACTAGGTATTATGCACACGCGTTgcgtgtaatataatacatgaatatacgtaaaatacataaaataaatatttactctCAGATAATTAAACAACATTATTCAATGTTAATACGATTTATTCTATAAAAATCTTAATCTGAAAGTAAAGTAGAAATTATGTTGTTAATCATACCTCAAGTTATATAGAGTTAATGCCTTATATCACCCCAAATAACCAATGAGATAGCTGATGAAATACATAGATGAATAGATGTGGCTGTAATTTTTTTCTAAGAATCGATGAGATATAGATGGATTGATACGGCTATATCAGTATGTAGAAGAACCGAAACAAATGAATTGGTGCATTGTGATATAAAAATGATTAGAAAGTGAAAGTTGTAGTAAAACTTAAAAGAGAGGAAGGGGAGGAGAAAATGATGAAAAATCGATGAGGATTGAGGCAGCAAGAAGCAGTGATGCAGATAGTATGAATTAGGTTATGCGTCTGTGATTTGAGAAGGATAAGAAGTTGAAATTAATAAtgtcttgaaattatttttgatataaaaagaaaaaaagatattaacttaatttaattttgggCTTCACCAAATCAATTAAGAGTTGATTATTAAAAAGtccaaattcttaattaaatactaGACATCATGCACACACGTTGAGTgtataatataatacatgaatatatataaattttattagaaCAAATGCTACACTTAATCTTAACCAAAAGGCTACCCATAAATTGGGTAAAGGTACGCCAAACCTATGCAATAGTGTAATACAAGGGTGACGCTAACGATCGTACACACACATTGCAcgtataatataatatatgaatacatataaattttataaaatgaatattttctatcTATTCAATATCCTTATGAAAAATCAATTACGTCAGAACATTTTCGCGGTCGAATTCACTTTGAATTTGATAAGTGTATTGCTTGCGAAGTATGTGTTCGTGTATGCCCAATAGATCTACCTGTTGTTGATTGGAAATTAGAAAGAGATATGAAAAAGAAACAATTACTTAATTATAGTATTGATTTTGGGGTTTGTATATTTTGTGGTAATTAAACAATATTATTCAATGATAATATAATTTTAGCTAAAAGGTTGTCCATAATCTTAGCTAATAAATACAACACTTAATCATAGTCAAAAGGTCGCCCATAAAGGTGACGCTTAAGAATCCCAGCAACAAGTTActctataaaaaattaatttaatttcatatttgatcttagccaaaaggtcaagaaaagtatattttctaATATTACTGACCTaaggtatttatagaagtttctacCGACCGACCCATTCTATCACAAGTCGTTCCCATCAAGAAATAAATCCATGAGAGAGTATTTGTAAAATAACACCATTGAGCCCGATTCCAGTTATGGAACCAATTCCTATAATTGGTCGTTCTAGCTATATAAGAAATCCTTGATTATGATTAAGGGGGGATTTTTGGATTCGGTTATTATTcttgaattaaataaaaaaaaaaaagcaaaaaggaAAGTGCGGGcatattaaatatttatagaagtttctttaCTCGCAATGTTATCAATCCTAAGATATGAGATTAAAGAGACTTTAGATTCCTAAttgattaataagaaaaattctcaataatatatGCAACTGAATCTTGAAGTCTAGATCCCTAAtttattaatgagaaaaatttctaataatatgCTGCAGCAAAGTTTCAAATGTAGATCCCTAATTGATTAATGATAAAATTTTCCAATAATACACCATAACTGAATATTGAATTCCTATTCCAGATCTCTGATTGATATGTATGTATAAGttactaataaatcttaaaattattttcaatgtaaacatttaaaaaaatattaacttaatttgattttgagtttcaccaaattaattaaaagttagtaaatatcaaaattcttaataaaataataaaatatataaaataatatatcaaCATCAATCGAAATCCTAAATGGATAATGCTTAAACAAATCATAAAGATGTATAGGATCATATGATAAACTCaactttattatttatttaaataatttcgCATAATTTTATTATTAGGAGTTAAACTCTATGAAATGTGGCGAGAAAAGGCATCATTCcgattataataataattatttttttccttttagtcCAAATAAATATTGCAATCCTTATTTTTGTCCCctcaaaacatatatatatatatatatatttgaaattcTTGCTCTATGAAATGATCATAATGATCTAGACAACGTCGAGATATTCTAGTTGCGATCTGTCCCCTTCATCATTAATTCTTGCTCTATGGACTGATCATATCGATGCCATAACTACTCCTTATCACATTTAGACGATGCTCTTTGTTAATATCGATCATGTCAATTATTCCATGCCGAGGAGACAGCAGCATTGATGCCTGACATAATGAAAGGGCATACTCTCCATCTCCATAGATATATATCTATATCCATACACTGAAAGTGAAGGTGGTTGTCACGTAACGACAGGATAGTGATTCGGGGCTGACCAGAAAAGAAAAATtgggaaaaaatttaaaaaatcccaTAAATGGAAAAATTATTAAGAATATTAAATAAATCCTCatataattaaatatgatgtttATATAGACCATCCATAATTCATAAATACCTAACCTACTAAAGATATcgtaaatattataaaaatagaaattaataaaaataacaaaaaaaatactaggatcctccaaaaaaaaaaacctattttTGGTCCAAAATTTAGTCATATGAAAGCCAAGAGAATTTGCTTCCAAATACcgaataaaaaattatgatctataaaaaattaaatacttctATGTTAGTCCTGCATCGCCTTGATAGTAAAGACACTGGCGAAGGTGTTTGTATTCACAGTATTAATTAATTTGTATCAAAAAGCTAAACAAATGGCTGAAACGACATCTTCTGAAGGCAGATTTTTTCTTAGTCCCACGACCTGCAGACTGGGATCTTTCACCCGTCTTCAGACTACTATGTACTAATTACATGCTCAGTGTTAGATCTTCAAAAGCAGACTAGTCGTGAGAGAGATCTTCATGATCCTCACTAACtggataattttttatatttttcttgtaaAGTGGTATATAACATCAGGAAAAAAATGAAGGAACTCAGCACCGTGCAATCCTCTCGAGACAAACTATTGGATGTAACGAGAGCTCTCAACTGTAGATAATTTGGTTTCTCTAAGTTCGTTAATGAGATCCTTTATATTATGATTGATTATCATCACAGTATGGTTTTTCTTTGGAAAAGAACATTTCTTGTTGATTTCATATTTACAGCGAACTGCTATGCCCAGCAGACCCAACACATTCACTGGCAAAGCTTCAGAACAAACTACAGGAAGCCTTTATGTCACATGTTCGATTTTGAGGTGACGACGCAGGCTCTGGCAATGCCTTATGGCCATTCGATCGTTTCACGAGGGATGTATGAAGGAGTGGCTGCGGCGGAGCAATTCTTGCCCCCTCTACAGATTCTCACTTCCGGCCGCAGAGTAGCGACTGGATCCATTGCAAATGATAAAAGAGATTCCTCTGTTCATCCATTCCTTGGTTTGATGATCATGGCTAGTTACGTTCTACGTTAGATTACTGCTCTTTTGTTCTATACGAGTTGCTGTTAGTCTTGTTTGATCGATGAGAACATCAATTTGATGTCAATATTTATGCTATTTCATGAATCATGATCAATTGATAAATCCTTTGTTacaatttgatttcagtttctttttgcaATGCTTTGAAATCAGTTGCTGTGACCTGAGTTTTATATGCATTTTTCGACTGACCAGAATGATGGCTAAAAATAGAGGAGTTTTTTCACTGTGGAAGCATATTGGAGCCTAGTGCCGAGAAGACATCTTTATGCCACATGTTTTGGCATTGAGATTGACTATAGATGGTTGTCTAAAAGGTTGAAGGAGATCTAAGAGGCCTCTTGAGTTCATTTGCAGATTGGACAAGGTAATTACAAGAGCTCGCTAGGAGGTCAAAGGAGGTCTCTCACTAGAGGAGGTCATGGGAGCTTGCCTATCGAAGGGGTTGCGAGCTCAGAGGTATCGAGGAGGCAAGAGATTGTGTGAAATTGTAAAGACGTGATTTATTTGGAAAGATCTCTCTTCTTTTCTATCCACCAGCCAAATGATTATTTTTTGATCCATCTTCCTTCCCTTGGCATTCTCTTTCCTTTCACTTCCTCAGAGTAAACAAAACCTATGTTAAACATGCACATTGTCCCTTCAATATATATGCAAAATAAGTATTCTGATTTTACCACGCAATGTTGATAGCTTTATTATAGCTTTTGACATTCACATTCAGCTTCATCTATGGAGAATCCCTTCACAAGCTAGTGTCCCTTCAAGATCTCCGATGATTCGAGCAATTCTCACCTCAAATCCTTGCTGTATCTCTCTAAAAAGAGTCCTAACAATGTCTGCAAACAGCTTAATATTGAAACCTAAAGACTCATCGAATCTAGTAGCACCATTAAGTGTAGAGTCAATCCTTGACTGCATTTCCATCAACTTCTGGCCCGTTGCCACTATAGACCTTTGCAGCTGAAATGTTTCTTCAAGGAAGTGCCCGAGCATTTCACTTTGTTCCATCGTCCTGCCATTCTGCAAATCTCGACCGCCTCCTGATCCGTAGCTCTCTTTCTGCAATTAGAAGAAAACaaatatcaatcgattgacaaATGTTGAAGTATTTCATTAACAGAATCTTACCATTCTGCTACATAGGTTATCAGTCTTCTCTTCAAGAGACTGGTATCTCTTTAGCTGTTTGTTCAGTAAAGATTGCACTAGCAATAGGCCATTGGTCTGCTGCCTGTTCTCATCGATCTCCTTGTCGCTAGACCCATCCAGAGTGCTTTTTTTTGCATCTTTATTTGTTATCTGCATCACTGCCAGTGAAGAAGCTAGCTTTTCAAGCACAATCAACTGCTGTTTTAGCCTTTTGATCTTGTAGGAGACTCCAAGTGCTTGGATATCCATCTTCAAACAAGTATCATTTACAAGGGATGTCTTGGTTAACGGCAACTTATGGGCAGTTCCAGCATCATGTTTGCAACTATTTGTAGCTCGAAGATTAGCTAGGTCCAAtctcatctctttcttttcaatGTCTTTGTCTGCGGCATGGGAGTTGGACACCTCTGGCATGTTCATCACTTGGTCTTCAGAATTACTACTCCCTGAATTTTTATGATGTTCTGGGGATGGCGTTTCACTGCATCCATCAGAATACTCCCATGAACTATTATTGCTTGGTGATGGCTGCTCTGCTGCATTACCTTTGTTAATTTCTGCGTGTACATTCTTTCTTTCCCGATCCGTGTCATTTCCAGCGTCCATTTCCACTGCCTTATTCATCGTCTCGTGAATATTACCAATCAACTCGGCAATTGAATCTTCTGTTTTCTCTTTTTGTTTGTTTTCGCTGATCGTTACTTCTGACCAAATAGCATGACAAGTATCAGGAATGGGAAAACGATTTGAATGATTCCTCTGTGAGTTCTGAACATGGAGATTGAACTGCTGCTTGATTTTGTGCCCCTTATCCAACAACATGGCCTCCAATTTAGCATTTTCTACTCTGAAATAGGATAACTCCCCGTCCAGGTCTTTAATGTGGGACCTAAGCCTCTTTGTTTCAAATTCCATGCTCCTGACCTGCCATTGAGAAGCCGCCAACTTCTCATCTTTTTGCCTCAACTGCTCTGTGAATGCTTCAATCTCTGCGTAATGTTTCTGCTCAAGGATGGTTGCATACTTTTGTGTTTCCTTGCGAACCCAATCTTGCAATTGCTGGTAGTCCTCCATAGCCAATGCTAGAAAAGCAAAATGAGATAATTTGGAAGATCTATCAACTGAAGCCAACTTTGGCTCTGATTAGAACATAAGAACAAACTACTATCTTCAATTCAGAAAAATATAATTTGCACCGGTGTTGAGAGAGAGACTGAATATGAGATGATTAAGATTTTGCTTGTTTATCAAATATTCAAGGAAACCAAGGATGATTTTTAATGGTTCAATTTGAGAACATTAAATTTAATGAGAAGAGCATATTAGTCGTACTTGCTTCACCATTCTCATCAATGGAGAGGTGACCGTGGCACTTTAATGCAGTTGCTGTGGAAAATTCTTCTTTCCTATCCTCGGATTCTGGAAGTAGATTTATGGAGTTTTGCCCAAAGGAATCCACTGGCACCAGTTCCGGCCTCCGGTTCTGCAACGATGCTATATCCACAGAATGCATGTTCCTGGAGTTCTTGTTCCTTGATGATTCCCACATGTTCCTCCACTTCTCAATCTCCAATTCAGCTTGCTTCTTTTTTGCCTTTGAAATCTTAACTTCCTTCACGAGCATCTGCTTCTCAGCTGTATCAAGCTTCAATTTCCTCAGCATTGCAGAAAGAATCTTATCTTTTTGCTCGGAATCCTTCTGCATTCTCACAATCTGTTGTGAAAGCTTATGGACCGTGGCGAAAGCTTCCTCCTTCCGCTCGAGAGCCTCCTCGAGTTCGTGCTTTACCACCTCTGCTTGCCGGAGAGTGCGGTTCTTCTCGGCTTCCATTTGCCGCTGGCTCAACACTAGCTCCACGAACGCGGTTTTGTGCTTCCAAACCTCGGCTGAGTGGTCCTGCGCCGCCTTTTTAGTTCTTTCGGTCATTTCATCGAGCACCTCATCGGCCAACTGCAGCTTCTCCTCCAAATCCTTAAGCTTCGTCGCCTCAGCTTCCAATGCATCGTCTTTGAGCATCCtcgtttgctcttcttcctcaatCCTCTTCTCCAAAATCGAAATGGCGTCGTTGTGGTTAGAATTGGCAATCTGGAGCTCATTGGCCAGGGCATGGATCTGGAGCCGGAGGCTCTTCCTCTCTGCGATCCATTGTTGTTCATGGGCAGCAAAGATAGCGACGACCTTCTCGTTCGCCTTGGCGTCCTCGGTTCTCCGCTGCTTCATCGCTTCCAGATCCAAATGGGCCTTCTTTAACTTCTTCTCCATGGCCTCCCCCCTCGCCTGGGCTCTCTCCACCAGCAAACCCAGCAACTGGGCGCTCCCCTTAAGCATCATCTCCGCCAACCGAGATCCCCATCCGCCATTGACATCGAGAAGCTCTCTCCTCTTCCTCGATACGAGATCCAGGGCAACAAAAGCGCAGGAAACCCCAAAGTAGAAGGGATACGCAGCCAGAAGCTGCTCATCCCCTCCCATTTCCATCATATCACCGATCAACCCGAATCGAGAATAACGAGCAtctcgatgatgatgatgaacaaaactcgtTGCCTGTCAAAATTATTTTGCAACCAACAAAACTCCCAGAATTCTCTCCCAAAATACGAATCAAGATTACCCGACAATCACAAGCAACCCGAGGCAAGTACAAGCAGAGTACTAACCGAATTATAAATCGAAAAGGAGAATCTTTACCGACAACAAGCCTCAAATCCTTGCCTGTCAAAAGGCATCAAGAACACCCGGAGCCAGCAAtcgatcaatcaatcaatcaactgCAAATCCTCCACTGTTCCAAGAGCAAATTAGCAGTGGCTTTATAAAACTGAAATTGGGGAAATCGGGTGCAGAAGCGAATGGAGATGATGCTGGGCAGCTACATGAAATGAGCTTTGTTGGCATGATGGCGAGAATTAAAAAAGAGAGGGAAGAATCATGACAGTGAATGGGggtacaaaattaaattaatatcaaataaaAAACAAGGACCAAATGGAGTGCAAATTTCACGACTCGAACACGtgcaaaaaaaattatatattcgtGGAGTCTCTGCCAAACCATAATATTTTGATGGATAAATTTAACTAAGAACATTTTGCACTATCAATTTGTCAGAGTAAGATGTGAAATAATATTTTACATCCAcggtttaattaatatattttaaaggAGGCACTGAAATAGTGGAACAGATTCCCTGCTTGGCTTTTCAATGAAATGGCCAACTATTTTCcccttaaaccctaaaccctagacCTTTCCAATTTACATATACGTCCAATTCACCATTCCTTATCTCTTTTAAGTTGAGGGCACAGCAACGGTTATGTTAGGACCTATGATGATCATTCTAAGTTAGGTAACCTAAGCCTATCTCATTAAACCTCAAGTATTTCTGGACTACATTCATGGATTGTAGTGCATCAATCACGTAGATTTCTTGTCTCAGAAGGAAGGATCTACCTAGATTCTGTAGAAACTtgattttaaaaactattaaataTGTTTGCCAATTTAACTAATTAGTGACTAAACTGCTTACTTACGTTAACAGCGAGTTGAAATAGATTCAAACTGCCGCAAGTTGGTTGGAAATGAAATTCGAGGGGGATTTGTTTAATATTAGGCGTGCAGCGTGCTTTCTAGTTGACCTCACCGATCGGCCACGTGGCGAGCAAAATTTGAGGAAACTTGTCGACTCCCATGATCTCTCTTGTCCGCCTCAAATAGTTTTCTCGTTTTATATTTGACTAAAAAAAggaattctatttttttaaaaaaaaaaacaaaatcatcAACTCTTTGTTAGTTGTTAATCACAAACGGTAGTCAATTTGCCAGTTGCTTGAACCGGAAGCCATGGGATTGGCCGGCGCTAATCACGACAAAGGATgactttcctttattattattactattatcatttagtttaatttaattgtttATAGAAAGGTGTAATACGAATGGCAaagattaatttcataattatgcGTTTAAGGACACGTGGAGAGTAATTAACATCATGTTTGAAAACAATTTAAGtgaaggaattgaattgaattcatTAGGAATTGAATTATGACAGGAATTAAATTCAATTCCTATGTTTGGAATGGATTAGTGAATAATAGAATagaattaaattctttaatttgGAATCTATTTGAATTCAATTCCATTCTTATATATTTATCATTTTATCCtcataattaatcatttaataatcaagttaagtattagAGAATAGGAAGAAGGGATCGCACAGTTAAGATAACACTGAAAAAACTCAAAAGGTGGCACACGGAAAGAAGGTGGCCGACAACAGTATGAAGAAGGTGGCGCACGAGAGAAACGATGCAAGAAGAAGTTTTCGACATAAGGAGAAACGGTGCACGGGAGAAAGGCACAAGAAAACAAGAGAGTCGGCAGATGGAAAAAAGGGTTTTAAGTTAAAAGGGCAATTAAGTAATTTTAGTTATTCATGGTAAATTTCCTATCCAAATCTGACCATTTGAGGTTTGATTTACTGTTCATGTTTTGaatggaattggaattgaatttcaTATCAAATCCATctcaaaaattcatttcaaacTATGGAATTGAATTCCAATTACCATAGGAATTCAATTCCATAGGATTCCAAACAGGGTGTAAATTGCCGAGTGAGATATGATTGTTTGGGCCCATGGCTAAGATGCGAAAAAACTTGACAGGAAGGGCCAAATGGTTAAGGTTAGATGATTGATTTAGCTGAGGTTGGATATATAGGTTGATCGAGATGAATGGTGATTTGGCTGGAGGTTCTTGGGTGTGATGACCTAATTGGACCAAATGAGTCGGTCGAGCTAGATTAGTTTAGTTCGATTGGATAGATATGCTAGTTAGATGAGTAGATCATGTTGAACCAAACTAACTAGATAGGTGGTTTGCGGTATGTTGGTTAGACTAAATGGGTCAAATGATCTAGACAAATTGGTTAGGTTGAATGGACGTCAGCCCGTCCTTGGTTAGGATATTGATTGGACTATTCAATATAGAtgcgtgttagttagagccctagagccaatcatatgatgattgttgtatggactcattgtatcatattcttatgtatataaagacatttatttttggttgttatacttacttgtattggtgccaaataactaagtataataacgtccttgagtagaaggttcttatctatatcaattgattggttgaatcgatagtgagatggtatagagaacactactcttaatcattcctagtcaagtattaacattcagggacaatgttaatgcgacgagactagcatgtaggtcaactctatgacttgatctcacaagtcatggatatggagatatcaagttgacacatgagtatgcattggagaatgtatactgaatgacccgccatgagaaagtatcatggatcgttatatgagtgtcatatac includes these proteins:
- the LOC122038120 gene encoding myosin-11-like produces the protein MMEMGGDEQLLAAYPFYFGVSCAFVALDLVSRKRRELLDVNGGWGSRLAEMMLKGSAQLLGLLVERAQARGEAMEKKLKKAHLDLEAMKQRRTEDAKANEKVVAIFAAHEQQWIAERKSLRLQIHALANELQIANSNHNDAISILEKRIEEEEQTRMLKDDALEAEATKLKDLEEKLQLADEVLDEMTERTKKAAQDHSAEVWKHKTAFVELVLSQRQMEAEKNRTLRQAEVVKHELEEALERKEEAFATVHKLSQQIVRMQKDSEQKDKILSAMLRKLKLDTAEKQMLVKEVKISKAKKKQAELEIEKWRNMWESSRNKNSRNMHSVDIASLQNRRPELVPVDSFGQNSINLLPESEDRKEEFSTATALKCHGHLSIDENGEATLAMEDYQQLQDWVRKETQKYATILEQKHYAEIEAFTEQLRQKDEKLAASQWQVRSMEFETKRLRSHIKDLDGELSYFRVENAKLEAMLLDKGHKIKQQFNLHVQNSQRNHSNRFPIPDTCHAIWSEVTISENKQKEKTEDSIAELIGNIHETMNKAVEMDAGNDTDRERKNVHAEINKGNAAEQPSPSNNSSWEYSDGCSETPSPEHHKNSGSSNSEDQVMNMPEVSNSHAADKDIEKKEMRLDLANLRATNSCKHDAGTAHKLPLTKTSLVNDTCLKMDIQALGVSYKIKRLKQQLIVLEKLASSLAVMQITNKDAKKSTLDGSSDKEIDENRQQTNGLLLVQSLLNKQLKRYQSLEEKTDNLCSRMKESYGSGGGRDLQNGRTMEQSEMLGHFLEETFQLQRSIVATGQKLMEMQSRIDSTLNGATRFDESLGFNIKLFADIVRTLFREIQQGFEVRIARIIGDLEGTLACEGILHR